The genomic segment atgactgaatttttaaactgttttacCTCAGATGAGATAAAATCCTAGAtgagttggaaaaaaaaaaatcaagcgACTTCATTGAAAACAACAGCCATGCACCTTTTACCTAGTTAGTTACCTAGACCATATTACACGACTGATTGCATTTTGCAATGCTAATATATGGACCTCTCCAATTTAGCAATGAGTTCGAAAATCAGAGTGGCTGTTTTGGTCCTCTGAAGTCTTAGTCTCAAAGGGCCTAAAAGCTCACCCGTTAATTTATACAATTTATATTTTAGCCTTATGTTCTTGAGTTGGGAGAGCTCCATAATGTACGTGGTGGAGTGCTCCTGCCTTCCATGACACGTTTCATTTACCTGTTAAAACCTCCCTGAAATATAAAGCATGAATCTTAACCTGGAGAGTTTTAAACTCATTAATCCTAGAAAAGTGAAGTGCCTCTTTACCCACTTGCAAGGCTTGCTGGGAGGCAGCCCCGTTAATCCCCTGGCTAACAAATAAGGAATCCTGACTGGCTAATCCTAAGAAAGCTGTAATATTGACCAAAAGGTACAACAGTCCGTGAGGCAACCTAAAGTGTGTTGGAGAGATGCTCAAAATAGCAGAAAGCTGCTACAAAAGCTGGATTGTACCTTTACGCATTTCATTTTAGGTCATCATTAATGATGTGTTCATGAACTTtagacttaaaaatatttattagccACTACCTAGTGTCTGGGCTTTTTGCAGCCTTCAGTACCTACAAGCATTATGACACAGTCACTAAATGTAAAGTCCAGATTTATTAACATATTCTAcagttttcctgtatttcttttgcaaTGCATAAATCCAACGAGGACAAACAAATCTGAACTGTTCTTTGGGATTTTTATCCCTTTGTGGTTTTAGCTTGTCTGCTAACAGCAAGGACTATGTGCACACAGCTCAAGTCCCATTTATctgtctgctttaaaaaataataatagtaatcTAGAAAGCCTAATTATTCACCCAATCTTTCATTCATTGTTACTGTAGCCTACTAAATTTTGTTAAACAGCAAGTTAAGGGGACCTCAACTACATATAACTACAATAGACTTCACTTACTATGCAAGCAGCATAAAACAATTTGCTCCAGAACAGACATTCCAACAAAGCAAGATTTTTATCagaataaatactgaaaaaatgatcAAAGCagacataatttcttttttcctcccctacATCAACAGAAGTAGCATTATAAGCTCTTCAGTCTGGGACCAACTCCCACGgttctgtgactttttttttaaaatgctacaaAGCCGGACAATACTAACTTTGATTCACACATTTCTATTACATTCTTGTCAGCAGCCCAAAATTCAAATTCTGAATgattgggggggggtggggggggggtgtgtgggtcAAAACAAGAAACTTTAAGATGCACAATTGTGACAACAATTCAATGAAATCCACTTAGCAACCATTTAAGCTGCTTTCTTTACCAAGTTACACttccaaaggaaaatactttaaaactgGAAACACTACATTTCCTGTGATTTTCAGTTAAGGGATAGCACAGAAGCAACTCTTCAGAAAATGAGGCTGACCCTGCCACAGTGAGTTATAAATAGGGATTGTAATTTAGAACTGCAATTACATGATGGTGGTGTTCTTAGTTTAGAAATCACTATGGTACAAAGAAAAAGGacacaggacacagctgagtACTCTGAATACCTGATATAGGTTGACCCTTGAAATACATACTGTAAAACACAAATACACCCCTGAAAATCAAAGCTTCTAGTCTAGAAACCTATCTTATCTTCTCATAGGGAGAATTTGATTTAGAGGTGGAGAATTAGAAGGAGCATAAATCTATTCAAATGGGTAAGAAGAGAGACATTCCTCTGAAAACTTGCTGGGAAAAGTCTTTTCACAGGCCCAAGTCACCTCACAGTACAAGCATCAGAAGAGTACTTTGAAATAAAGcactccccctgcctcccaatgaaaaggcagcagatgCTGCAAACCTAGAGTTTCAACTTACAGCTAAGCCAAGCAAGTTAGATACATGTGTAAACAGAGAGACTAATTCAGGCACTGGATGGAAGATGATGAATCATGAGActaacaggaagaagaaaaaaaaacagggcaGTACTTCAGCTTACAGAAgttaccttttattttctgatataTGCCACATCTGTTATCAGCATAAACCTGCAGTGCAATATTCATGTGCCTGACTGAGGTGTTCTGCTTCTGAGGTTCTCGGAAAGGGATGTGCCTGCATGGGAGCTAGGTTACAGCTGGCAAGCAGCACATCCCAGGTTCCCCATACTGCAGAACAGAGATTAAAGTAGAGCCATATCTGTGTTACTCAGAGGTATATCAACTAAAAATGTAGCTTGCAAAGCTACCTCTGCTGTGCAAATATATAGAACTTAAGAAACATAAGCCTTTTCAGCACTTGCTCTTCTCTCAAGCTGGGTAAGGCCAGACATCATTGATCAGTATTAAGAGCATGCCTTACGTGCATTGTCAAAACTGAGGCAACAAGAGCTCTCAGGTCCAGAAAAATGAACTAAATAGCAGGTATTAGAACATAGGTCTAGAATATATCTTTTTAAGAGTAAACATGTTTCTAGTAATTGACATCTCAAAGGCTAGTACAAAATGGCATTAGCATTAAAACCTCTTCTAAGTTTTGCAGCTACTGTTTGTGTAACTGAGGAGGTGGCCTTACTCAGCAGAGTAGCTGAATAATGGCTCTTCTATTCCACCCTACAAAAAGGGAGACCTCAGGTTTAGAAAGTATGTGAAAAGCAGAACTTTGATACCGGAAGTACAGTGAAGGAACTTATATTTAGCATCTTTAAGTGGAATTACATGTTGCATCTGTGGAAAACCCGAAGCCCTATGTTTAGACTAGTCTACAGAAACATAACTCTACTCACTAAAGCATTAGCTGTGTCAGCAGAAGTAAAGGCAGAATACTTACTGACTTACCTTTAAATACCTTTTATAACATCAACGGGTTACAAGTCTGAGCAAATTTTGTATACTACCTggcatttttacattttcctaaGAAATACTATTAAAAACTCTTTAGTTTTAAGCTCTGCAAGCCtgaacataaaaaggaaaaaaaaaaaatcgtgggggaaaaaacctttaCGTTGTATCAGCAAGAAGGATTTTAGGCCAACATAGTTACAATCATCCACTCAGCCATTTTCCTTCAAGCAACCAGAGTTTGTGGTTTGGTAATTTTATACTTGATAAAGTGAATTTCAGTGGGTCAAAATATTACACCACTACAGTTCATAAGTGAAAGGTTCTTTTATAGGTGTTTCATGTTTATACAAGATACTAACACTGTTCTTACAATAGCTGTAACACCCTCTATCACAAATACACTCAAACTTCTGTGATATTTGCTGCAAATGACTATTCTGAGAAGTAACAGATACTCAAAACTCTTACATGTAATAGCTGTGGCATAAAGACAGAACAATAAATTGATTTACAATGTGCATTTCCAACCCAAATTAACAAACTTGTTATGGCAGATACTGAAATCACCAGTTAAACATTAAAGTTTTAAGGCTTgccttttaagaaaagaaagtttatcCTTATTTTGCCTTCTGatttcacagaatattttgtttaagaATAAGCCATCTCTTGAAAAGGAGTATATTAAGAACAgccaaagttttaaaaacattataaGTTCTGTCTCTGAAAACTAAGCACCAACCTTGCAAATCTTCTGTCTCAGGTACTGTTTTGTCCACAGCCGTACTATCCGGTTGGGATGATGCTACAGATTCTGTTAAAAGTGACTGACTTGACACAGGGCTgaggggcaaaaaaaaagttattgatTTTTGAGGCATGTCCATATTCTATAGAGCATTCctgaaagaaatacattaaagtACATCTTGATGAAAGACCATACCAAAACTTTTCACTCCAAAGTTGTTTCTGTAACCACTTAAAAACACCATAGTGTCTAAGAATACTGGACAATCTGAATTGATGAGAAAGTTAAACATTTTTGCATTCATACTGAATGCAATAAACCAGTTCAActataaaaagggaaaaatatttcagggtAGTTTGGCATACCATCCTTCCACACAGAAGCAACAATGCAACACTCAATATGCAAGGATTTTTATAACATAAGTCAGCAAGATAATTGCAGAGGAACTACTTCTGGTGTTTAGTGGTACAAACAAGAAAATTGCAGCATGTCAATGTTTCCAGTAATAAAGCATCTGCAGCTGTACACAGAACCCCTTAGATTTTCACAGTATAAAGTGGTGCTGGCCAAACTTCCCAATCCTGTCAGCCATACTGCTAAAAATCACAGCACGGCTGAAAACCTCACAGATGAATACCCTGGACAGTTACGGGAGAGATACAATACTAGCAGTCACTCACAGCCAAACTGCTCATCCAGCAGCTCTACTATGGAACAAGACAAAGCTGAAGTCCCAAGCAAGAGGTAGCACTACGCAATTTGTTTCTCCCTTTCCACTTCGGGATTCACTCTGAATCCAAGAAGTCTGATTACCCAGCAGTCCATGAACCAGCAAATCCCTACCAGTAGTCCATGACAACCAGGGCATTGGAGTCGCAATTTTAATTGCCAAGAATTGTATGTAGGTCTTAACTGCAGGTTTGGTCACCTACAAAAGGGCATTGTCAATTTACTAAACGTTCCCTCAGAGTATCGTAACTCTGAGGTATTGCCAGAGACTGAAGTTGAAtccctgcttttattttgcaaaaaataacaagtgccactgatttttttgaagtgcaAGCCCAAGAGCAACCATCCACTCATTTCTCCTGTAACCAGTAATCAAGCTAGCAATCAAagagatactttttttctcctccatggTATTATAAAGGTTGCGtgagaaaacaaacccaaggtACCATAGTTGGTTCACCTCTGTGCATTGATctgcatggtttttttttctccacacaaACCAGAAAAGTTGTATCAGGGTAAGATATCTATTTTCTACCCCCAATTAGAAATCCCAGAATGGAAAGACCAAATATAGCACCAAGCACAGCACCTAGCACTCAGTTCATATGCACGATCCAAGCATGAGATAACACCTCCTATGAAAAGCTAAGGAGCAGAAAACAGTCTGAACAGAATCAGCCAACATAACTGATGAAATCACCCTCAGCCTGTGTTTTACtacattctgatttttaaaggaaagttgGAATAAATATTACTGCAAGTTAGCTTCCATAGTATAACACACTAACACTTTTTACTCAAAAAATTTCCAAAGCACTTAAGTTGCTGTTGGTTGTGTCATTCtaaactgaaatgcagccactgAACATAAACAAATATTTAGCTGTTACAAACGGAGAGCACTTAGTAAGTCTGAGTGATTTACAAGAGGACATTACGTCTCCTTGAATAATCCAGTTGGAAATTACTTGTCTAATAAGTAATCAGTTCAGTAGCACAACTTGTACTAAGATTCAGATATCTTTCCCCTGTTCTAGTACACTCCACTTTTTGCGAAGCAACTGGTTTGTTAACACATTATCATACACATATTTATGAGAGCACTAGTAAACAGCTTTATGCCATTCTACAAAATCCTCAAATTTCTAAGACAGAAAGAGTATTCCTTTGGTAAATGTACAACTGCACATTGTGGAGTCAGAAGACTAGCCAGACAAATCTCTGTAGAACAGCATGAAGCTGGCAATGGTCCTATTTGAGGCTAAATTCTAAAGGCAAATTTGCGTTTGAATGCAAGATGTAGCTAACAGATCAGCTACTATTTACTGTGAGATCCCATGCTTTAAAGTTAGCAGTTAAATCTTAGACTTTTTCCTAATCCAGGTCTTAGCATTTAATTATGCAGTATCAGTACACTTCATTTAATCATCTTGATACAGATTTTTATgtaaaaacacagaacagaCAGAAACAGCTTACCTTGGCTGCATAGATGGAGTTGATGTAGAATCTAAAGTTGACTGAGTTTCCTGGGCACTGCCTTCTGTGCACTGAACCGGTAAGGACTCAGTTATACTACTGACAGAAGTTGCTGGAAGGAAGACACTAATGTAAAATGTGTTACAATACTTCAGGAGATTACAAAAGTTACACAACACAATTGTTCTTCGACCCCCATGACACCAGTCAGGAAAGTAACTGAATCTCAGCTGTATCGTAATGAAACATAATTTTACAAAAAGTAATTGTGTTTGGCCATATTTTGATCACGTTCCAGCCCCAGGCCCCCAGAAGTTACACAGCACAAAATGTTGAAGCTGAAGCTTTAAAATAGTTACTATTTTCTGCTAATTAAAGCATCTACAAACAGCTTTCTCAGCATAAACTGCAGTATTCTGACATAAGCTtggtttctgtttaaaaaaccaaGATGGATCTGTGAGAAACAGTAGTGTAGCATCTTAATGCCAACTTAGGACATAGATCCCCAGATTTCAATGGAAGCTATTGcttcaattttaaaattcaagttttaatattaaaagtcAAGAAGGGAAGTCTTCAAGAGTACACCATGAGATTCCTTACTGTCAATATCCAGCCAAGCCAGAAGAGACATTTTAGAAGATCCAGGGAAGGACTCCCTaaccctccttcccccagcagaaCATGCTGAAGTTAAAAACATCAGGGTGAACAGAGCAAGGAAAAGCTCCTCTTTGAGGACACCATTAATTTAAAGGGGGAAGAGCTTTTGCTAGCGAGTGAATATAGGAAGACAGCACTTATTTTAATGGGAAATCTGTTTTGTAGGAAAGACCACAGTACATCAGGCACTGGGCCAAAACGAACAAAAACCATCTCTATCTGAAGTTATGAGAAACTATTCTTAAAAAATGTCTACATGTTAATACTTTAGCATCAGGCTGCAGAaattaaatatctgtattttaaatgcttttcacaAACATTCCCCAAGCTAAGTGTTATCTCTACTGTCAgcaatttcaggaaaaatgttGGTATCGTTTCTTCCTGCATTTTTAGATCTTCAAATTGGAAACACTCAGATTAATGCAAAAGGTATTAGCAAAAGTCTATTTCTGAGCAGATTAATCACAGAACGATTATGTTATGAGCTTTCCATCCAAGCTCATTTCATAAGGTAAGATACTTGAATAAAATGGTTTGCATTAACACTCCCATACTTTTAGTACTTGGACACAATCAGGAAGCAAGTTGCTGTCTACTATGTCATTTTGAGTTGTTCAAACAGACATGTTAGCATTACTTACCAGGAGGGCTAATTCTACCATTACTGTTCTGCCTTTGAAGATGTTCTTTGTAGCACACTGAACACATGCCATTTGTACGAGGATTCCCATAAAATCCGCAACCAGTGGAACAAAGCATAGGCACTTGGCTACGGTTAGTTTCTTGAGCCATTTTCCCTTCTTCTATAAACCTGAAATTGATATGTACAACCCAGTATTTAGAGGCCTGATAAAACCCTTCTTTTACATTTGACACTTGAAAAGATGAGTTCCCTATAGCTCAGCAAAAAGATCTTCTAGAAAAAACACCCTGCGAGTAACTCAGTGGCCTTTCCTAAAAAGTCTATAAAGTCTGCCCAGTAATACAAATACAGTCATATGTATGCTTTGCACGACCCATACACACAgacccctccagccccaccgcTTTATGGTCAATACATAGCCCacaaagaaaactcattttagaaaatattggAAGTGTTACTGCTTCTAGCAGTAAGTTAAGgggaggtaggggatggggacacctATACTGAACTCCTCTTGAAACTTGAACACCTGATACTGTGAATGAGAACTATAAAATGAAAGACAAGCATGGTAACACATGCTTATTTACTGCATATTACAATTAACAACAGTCACATGAATTCACAAGTTACTGTTTAGTCACCACGTCATTAGTGAAGGACAACACAACTACTTACTCCAAAACCCGTATTATGATTTTTCACATGCAAAAAGAACATCACCCTTTCAGTCAAAATTATTAGACTAGGTACACATACATCCTATATCTCAATCTTGCGTGCAAATATACTAAAAATGAGAACCAGAGATAATATCAAGGCAACTCATATAACATCCTTAGATTTAGTTTTCATAAACActgtatattttgtattttttgtccCTGGCTTGTAAAGATCTGTAAACCTTCTCAATACAAGAAAATTAGAACAACCAACCATTTTCAACTGTGTTCTGAGCCTCCTAACTATGCTCAAATGGTCTAACTTGTAAATAAGTTATTGACATCTGTCACTCAGtgagataaaattaattttctgctttttgcccCTCCATCCATAAATATATTCTTGCCTTTTTTGTatcagttttgaaagaaaaaaaactttctcaTTAAGACACTAAGTATCTCAAGGCATCAATTATTTCATTCACGATCAACTTAGGTCTACCATTTTATACTTGCTGATTAAAAATTAGGCTGAACTATGGACGATTTTAATCCTTCCAAGTCAAACTAAAGATAAGCaatattactgaaaaaataatctttgaagTAACATCAGTatatatttcaaaagcaaagaaaagaaaatccagaagGGAAGGCGTTTCAAGATATTTGAATACTTCACCAATTGCCAAGTTATAAAACTAGATTAAACCACAGTAAGAAGTCCACCAGGGtaaaaagatttcattttacataAGATGTATTTGAAGCCAAA from the Gavia stellata isolate bGavSte3 chromosome 13, bGavSte3.hap2, whole genome shotgun sequence genome contains:
- the ZFAND6 gene encoding AN1-type zinc finger protein 6 — its product is MAQETNRSQVPMLCSTGCGFYGNPRTNGMCSVCYKEHLQRQNSNGRISPPATSVSSITESLPVQCTEGSAQETQSTLDSTSTPSMQPSPVSSQSLLTESVASSQPDSTAVDKTVPETEDLQASVSENAEPTPEEQDKSLDKPKQKKNRCFMCRKKVGLTGFECRCGNVYCGMHRYSDVHSCSYNYKADAAEKIRKENPVVVGEKIQKI